DNA from Variovorax sp. PBL-H6:
TGAAACCCGCCACCACCATCCCGAAGGCGGTGATCGCCGAATACGCCGACAGCCCGAGGCCGGTGCAGGCACTGTAGAAGGCGCCGAGGATCAGGATGCAGGCCTGCTCGTTGAAGTTCTGCACCGCGATCGAGCGGCCGGAGCCCATCAGGTTGTGGCCGCGGTGCTGCAGCAGCGCATTCATCGGCACCACCAGGAACCCGCCCAGCCCGCCCAGCAGGATGAGGAAAGGCACCGCGACCCAGATGTTGCCGATGAAGTTCATCGCGATCACCAGGATGCCCATGCCGATGCCCAGCGGGATCACGCGTGTGGCCATGTCCAGGCGCATGCGCATCGACGCCACCACGGCGCCTACCGCGGTGCCGATCGCCACCACGCCGGTCAGCGAGGATGCCTGCGCCGTGCTGTAGCCCAGCGCGAGCGAGGCCCATGCCAGCACGATGTATTTGAGGTTTCCGCCCGCGCCCCAGAACAGCGTGGTGGTCGCCAGCGAGATCTGGCCCAGTTTGTCGCGCCACAAGCGCGAGTTGCAGTGCCAGAAATCGGGCAGCAGCGCCAGCAGGTTGCGCAGCATGCCGTGCTGCGGATTGGCGCGCAGCGGCCGCATCTCGACGCCGGTGTCGGGGATGCGCGTGTTGAACCAGGCCGCGATGATGTAGATGAAGATCAGCGACGCAATAGCCGCCTCGGGCGGGGTGTCGATGCCGGTGTCGAGCACCGGGAAGTCCAGTGCCAGCAGACGGGTCGACAGCGCATGCCCCACCAGCTGACCGCCGAGCACGATGCCCAGGATGATGGAGGCAATGGTCAGGCCCTCGATCCAGCCATTGGCCTTGACCAGCTGCGAGGCCGGCAGCAGCTCGGTCAGGATGCCGTACTTGGCCGGCGAATACGCCGCTGCCCCGAGGCCGACCACCGCATAGGCCACCAGCGGATGCGAGCCGAACAGCATCATCACGCAGCCGACCACCTTGATCGCATTGCTGATGAACATCACGCGGCCCTTCGGCAGCGCATCGGCGAAGGCGCCGACCAGCGGCGCCAGCGCCACGTAGAAGATGGTGAAGATCGGCACCAGCGCCGCGCGCTGCCACTCGGCCGCGCCGCCTGTTCGCATCAATTCCACCGCCGCCACGAAAAGCGCGTTGTCGGCCAGCGACGAGAAGAACTGGGCCGACATGATCGTGTAGAAACCGCGCTTCATCGATGGGCTGGCTGGCCAGAGGGGCTGCTGGCAATAGTGGAAGTAGGCCGCGGCACTGGCGGAAATGGGCGGTTATAGCATGGGGGTGCAGTGTCAAAATGACGCCACCGCCCGTCTTGTGCGGGTGTTTGTCCTCATGTCCTGAACGGGTTTCGCCTTGCCTCGTCCGATCCTCGCCACCATCCATGGCGCCGCCCTGGCGCACAACCTGGAGCGCGCGCGCCGTGCCGCGGTCGACGCGCGCGTCTGGGCCGTGGTCAAGGCCAATGCCTATGGCCATGGCATCGAGCGCGTGTTCGAGTCCTTCCGCGCCGCCGACGGCTTCGCGCTGCTCGACCTGGCCGAGGCCGAGCGCGTGCGCGCCCTTGGCTGGCGCGGCCCGGTGCTGCTGCTGGAAGGTGTGTTCGAGTCGCGCGACCTGGAGCTGTGCTCGCGACTCGACCTCTGGCACACCGTGCACTGCGACGCGCAGATCGACATGCTCGCCGCGCACAAGACCCAGGTGCCGCAGCGTGTCTTCCTCAAGATGAACTCGGGAATGAACCGCCTCGGCTTCCCGCCCGAGCGCTTCCGCGCCGCCTGGACGCGGCTCGACGCGCTGCCGCAGGTCGACGAGATCTCGCTGATGACCCACTTCAGCGACGCCGACGGCGAGCGCGGTGTGGCCCGCCAGCTCGAGGTTTTTGAACGCTTCACGCGCGACCTGCCGGGGGAGCGCTCGATGGCCAACAGCGCCGCCACCTTGCGCCATGCCGCCGCGACACGGGCCGACTGGGTGCGCCCCGGCATCCTGCTGTACGGCAGCGCCCCCGACTTTCCCGAGCACGATGCGGCGCACTGGCAGCTGCAGCCGACGATGACGCTCTCCACGCGCCTGATCTCGGTGCAGGCGCTGAAGGCCGGGGACACCGTCGGCTACGGCTCGCGCTTCACCGCCGACGGCCCGCTCACCGTCGGCGTCGCCGCGGTCGGCTATGCCGATGGCTATCCGCGCCACTGCGACACCGGCACACCCGTGCTGGTGAACGGCGTGCGCACGCGCATGGTCGGGCGCGTCAGCATGGACATGATCACGGTGGACCTCACGCCGGTGCCCGACGCGCGCTTCGGCGCCGAGGTCACGCTGTGGGGGCGCGCGTCGAATGGCGCCGTGCTGTCCATCGACGAGGTCGCGCAGGCCGCGGGGACCGTCGGCTACGAGCTGATGTGCGCGGTGGCACCCCGCGTGCCCGTGGCCGTGGACTGAGCAAGGGAGCAGGCCGCTTGAAGGTGCTGTCCAACTGGCGCTCCGTGCGCCTCTGGGAAACGCAGGTCGAGCGCGACCTGCACCGCGACAACGACCTGCGCCTGCACGGCCTGCTGATCGGAACATCGACGCTGCTCTTCATGTGGCTCGCGTCCTGGCTGCAGATGAAGGCCGGCGTCGAATCGCTGGCGCTGCGCTACCTGCTGACGCTGGGCGTGGGCTACCTCGGGTACCCTGGTCGGCCTGGCCATCGTTTTCGGTGCCGGTGCGCTGTCGCTGCTGTACTTCGGCTCCGAGGCCCTGCTCGCGGTGGCGATCGAGTTGGCCTTCGGCTACGCGACCGCCACCGCCGCGATGCGCGTGGCGCGCGAAGGCTGGCTCACGGCGGCGGTGAGGCTGACCTGGAAACCGCTGCTCGGCGCGCTGCTGTGCGCGGTGCTGCTGGGCGCGGCGCTGGACCGCTTCATGCCGAAGGTGAACTCTCTGCCGGAGGCGGTGCGGGTGCTGCTCAAGCGCTGAGGGCCTTCGCTTCAATACAAACCAAGCTGCCGCGCCTGCAACCGCGCAAGCCCCAGCAGCGCATCCGTAAAAGGCGTAGCGACGCCCGCACGCTGCCCCAGCTCGCGCACCACCGACACCAGCGCATCGAGTTCCACCGGTCGATGCGCTTCCACATCCTGCAGCATCGAAGTCTTGAATGCCCCCAGCCTTCGGGTGACCGCATGCCGGTCCTCAGGGCTCTCGGCGATGGGCACGCCGATGCGTTCGCCGATCTCGCGCGCCTCCAGCATGATGGTCGAGATGAAGCCGCGCACCAGCTCGTCGTTGAGGATGAGG
Protein-coding regions in this window:
- the lplT gene encoding lysophospholipid transporter LplT, with the protein product MKRGFYTIMSAQFFSSLADNALFVAAVELMRTGGAAEWQRAALVPIFTIFYVALAPLVGAFADALPKGRVMFISNAIKVVGCVMMLFGSHPLVAYAVVGLGAAAYSPAKYGILTELLPASQLVKANGWIEGLTIASIILGIVLGGQLVGHALSTRLLALDFPVLDTGIDTPPEAAIASLIFIYIIAAWFNTRIPDTGVEMRPLRANPQHGMLRNLLALLPDFWHCNSRLWRDKLGQISLATTTLFWGAGGNLKYIVLAWASLALGYSTAQASSLTGVVAIGTAVGAVVASMRMRLDMATRVIPLGIGMGILVIAMNFIGNIWVAVPFLILLGGLGGFLVVPMNALLQHRGHNLMGSGRSIAVQNFNEQACILILGAFYSACTGLGLSAYSAITAFGMVVAGFMWLIKRWHRTNLQRYPEEVEHLLAIARSDKHH
- the alr gene encoding alanine racemase encodes the protein MPRPILATIHGAALAHNLERARRAAVDARVWAVVKANAYGHGIERVFESFRAADGFALLDLAEAERVRALGWRGPVLLLEGVFESRDLELCSRLDLWHTVHCDAQIDMLAAHKTQVPQRVFLKMNSGMNRLGFPPERFRAAWTRLDALPQVDEISLMTHFSDADGERGVARQLEVFERFTRDLPGERSMANSAATLRHAAATRADWVRPGILLYGSAPDFPEHDAAHWQLQPTMTLSTRLISVQALKAGDTVGYGSRFTADGPLTVGVAAVGYADGYPRHCDTGTPVLVNGVRTRMVGRVSMDMITVDLTPVPDARFGAEVTLWGRASNGAVLSIDEVAQAAGTVGYELMCAVAPRVPVAVD